The Parambassis ranga chromosome 13, fParRan2.1, whole genome shotgun sequence genome contains the following window.
ACAGGCAGAGAAAAAAGCAGGCAGATAAGAGCTGCAATTAGAGGAAACCAGGTGAATATTCAGGGAGCTGATACAAcatcaaaaaataaaagtattttaaCCAAATCAAATAACAGAACCGTCTCCCAAAGGACAGGCAGTTTCAGCACTCTTGGACCATCAGCTGCTTCTCCTCTAATTCTAAGGGGAGCTTCTCAGTCCATGGTCCCAAATCAGGGCCTAACACCCAGGCCCACACACAGAACTGATTCATTAGGATTTGTAACTTTTCCATCTAAGAAAGGCACGCTAATGCAGCCTAACCTCAAAAACCCAAATAGCTTTGCTGAGATAGATGTGGTAAAGAGTGTACAGAATCCTGAAGCCCTGACTCCCAAAGATACAGACTCAAtcaaacagaaagacaaagactcAAATAAAGACAGTGTGAAAGTGAATGAGTTGAAAGAGAAGCATGTTGATAAGAACCATAAAGCAGAAGGCAAGATAAAGCACAACGAAGTAGTACAGGTAAAAGAAAGAGAGGTGGAGCATAAGCAATTACACAGTGGAGCacacaacaaaagcaaaaaaagtaGTTCTGATTCAGTTTCCGAATCCCACTCAGAGTCTCACCCACAGCAAAACCCACAGACAGCTGGCAGCAGCCAGGCTAACAGCCGAGACTGTGACAGCTGCAAAGCAGGTGAACACTGCGACTGCACCAAAGCCTCAGGACCAGAGGCCCGATTTGTTGTTGTGAATAACGGGTTGCTGAGGACACCCAGGACAGATGAGGCGGCgtgggcagcagcagcactgggcTTCCTGCTGGTTCTCCTGACACTGTCAGTGCTTCACACGCGCCTGTACCGCTACTGGAGGACATCACCTAGTCTTTATTGGCACGATCCACGGCAAGACTATGACAGTGTTGCAGGTGGGTGGGTCACACTGACCGTTCTTCTTTAGCCAACAAGCCATTCTTCCTTTTTATCTATATTCACTAACAACATATTTAACTATTTGTTTGCCTGCATGTCTTTTCAGATGTGATCCGCAGGAGGTTGAAAATTGCCAATAGAAGGCGGAAAAGGGGTAGAAGACAGGAGTGTGCTCTCCTGCCAAGCTCCTCCAGCTCTGATGAATATCCATAGGAAAAATAAAGGAAGGATCCCCAAGACTATTAAGAATGAGGTCTACATGTGAGTGGATCCAACAGAGAACAAGAAGGATGGTGTGTACCGGTATATATCGGGTCCATCTTGTACCTACAGCATGCTGTTTACCTGACAGAACTGAACTATTTTTTTATGAGCAGGCAACCCTCAAACATCAAAGAATGCTTCCAAAACTGTATTCTGTTTTCATAAGTAGTCTTACAGTAATATTTTGCTTTTAAAGGTTTTGTCTTGAAGAATGAGTTACTATTGAAGGGAACACTGTGTGCAGTTCTTTTAATGACAGATTACACCTCCATGTATGCGATCAGTCAAGGGGATAAAAACTGATAGAAGTGCAGATTTTGGGGAATCGTGCTACCAAACAATGTAAGTAACCCAGCATGGATTCCTTTTGATGGAAGAAAGGTAATGATGTTTGGGAAGTAGATGAAGTAAAAAAAGTAGGATAATCTAGTTAAGAGTTTAGGTACCATTGTCTCAACTGAAACTGATTCTTAAACAGCTAAAGACACTGTTTCTGAAAGTCCATACACAAAGAACATAAATGCAGACCAACCATGGACAAttaaattgttttattattttattacaaaTGTACAGCTTATGAGTTTCCATTACGATTGACCTTTTTAAGTCATTGTTTTCTCTACTTTATACAGTTTTCAACGTCTTCTGTCAAAAGATATCTCTCCCACCCATCTCCCAAAGTGTAGAGCTGTGAAGAAACACAGGGACAGCAACAGTACAGGCCACAGTGCACTGCCATAGCTGAGACTcagaagtgtatgtgtgtataattTTGGTTGTAATGTTTGTACTTGTGCATGGCTTGGTCCAACCGATAAGTTCTGGGTACGTGTCTGATGTTTGTATGTGCTAAATTCAAGACAATAATGAAGGGGTGTTAAAGTCTGTCAAGTGTGGCATGAACTGACGGAAGATTTAACATTCACACTAGAGGCACCATACGTAGTGTCCACTAACTCAGGGAAGGACTAGGCCATGTGCGTTTTTAGACCCTCGTCCTGCCGTTTTGAGATGACTGTAGTGCTAAGCCCAAGTGCGCTTCAGACCTTTCCCCATTTTCCTATCCCAAATCAAATCCTGCATCCTGCACCTAATGTACTTGAACTAAGACCTTTGGGAGAGTGCAGTACATACTGTGGATCCTACTTCACCCAGCTGGTGTTTTTGAAAATAGTGCAACTAAGACCATATTGTTAAGTAATCACATAGACTAGTCTCATTCTCACACGTCACATCCTGTGGACTGGATTCTAGTAGGACCATTAATATGTACAATATTACTACGAAAGAAGCTAATACCACAGCATAACCATATGGACAAGACATCTACAAGTACATCAGGTGTCAAGATTTAAGAGCTGAATGAAGATTTGGTAAACAGAGCTCATAGCCTGAAGCACATTTAGGCCAACAAATAGACATAAATATCTAACAAACATAACCCTAACATATAGCTTAATATAAAATATAGCATGAAAATATATGTTCATATATATAGCTCTACTCTAAAACTTGGGCAATCATGATTGAAGGGACAAGCTTCTCTACTGGcccctgtgtttgtgtatgtggaAGTATTTTTGTAGTATCAGCAGTCAGTATGAGATGACTGTAACTCGACCAGTCAAACAGGAGATGATGATTATGTGCAAAGGCAATATCAAACAATGATACATTTCAAGAGTCTTCTAGACATGATTCAATGCACAATCCGAATCCCCCACGCTCACCCCAACAGGGATATATGTGCAATGATGTGAACACAGACAAGAGTTTCAAAGTAATgattgagagagagaaaaaaagaaaatctaccCATAAATTAAAGTGGACTGAGAAGTGCTGAAGGTGGTTTGGCATTAGCTCAAATTGTTGAGAGTTAATTATGGTCTAATTGCTTCTTGTTAAAAGGCAGCAATACAAGACAAAATCTGAGATGCAACTGCTGTTCCATCTCATCCTTCACTGGTttatgtgaataaataaatgtgcagGTGCCTTCTGAGTGTGACTACAAAAGAGACTGATGCAAGATCAACAATTAAAGCCACAAACACTCTGAGGGAACCAGCGGCAGAATCACTATAGAAGCATTTGAGGTGAATCTAAACAAAGAGTGTCCTCCTGGAAACTAGGAAGGACTTATTAGATGTCATCTGAAGTTTTTATTCCAGATGTGACCATATTTGTTCAGCACAGTACAACGAGCTTTAAACGTTCAGTAGGCTAAGTGcgctaaagaaaaaaaaatacatatctTTGTTCCCAACACTGTCTCTTGTTGGCAgaggtcagagacagagagcaagaAGTGACAACTTCTGTGGCCAAGATCAGCAGGCCATGACAGAATTGGCATATTGGCTTGATTGTGCTTGCCAAACAGTCCCGGTAGTGAATATAATAGATGGCAAACTAAATCGAGCACACTAAAGGTGGCTAAATCCATTTTAAAATAGTGTATTTTCTCCCATTAAAAATGCAGTAAGAGTGTTTCGGCATGTGTACATTCCAGGTTGCCAACATCAGGTGCTTTCCACAGGTCTACTTAAAGCTTCACTGCAACATCCATTAATGGGACTCAACATTTGCCAACATGCATGTAAATAATAACTAATGTGTAGTATAAGCACACGCACCCAGGTAGATAACATTTATACTGTTTTTGAGCAAGATTGGGGTTAATCCTGACTCACAAACAAGAccataaatgtttttaattattctgTTTGGCACCAAGAAAATGACAATGAGTCAGATTCTGAGATGATTCCACTGGCTCTGTTTACATGAGGAAAACTGCAAAGTAAATCAGAAAGACAACTGAGGATTCTTAAAGAGTATTTTGATCCAGGTCCTGTCATAATGCACCAAAGGGTTTAACCCCTCTTCTCCCACTCGCCTTTGGCAACTGTTCAACCCCTTGGCCACAAGACATGTCACAACATGAAAACTGTCACCCAACAAGCGGATGCTTGGGAAATGTTGAGGACCATTTCacaattttttttcctgtgcatGTTTTAAATCCCAGTAAGAGGTTGACACATATTCCCAACCTGTCTCCCTATTCCACTAAATAAGAATCATATTTGAGACAATGTAATAAACATACATAAATCAAAATGACAGTCAGTAAAATTATCAATACAAAAAACAATAGGCATGATAACCAATAACATTAAATCACAATTATTCCAGTGTAAGTGTTTTTGTAAGTCAGTAAAAAATAATGTCCTTAGAGGTGCAAACCAAACTGATCTGCAGGTTGATAAAGAAACAAATGACAGgagaagaaagaaatgaaaacatgccAGATCATGCTGTGTACCACTAATGATAGGGGAGAAGTTAGTGACTTGGAGCCTTCCCCCCTGCAAAAGTTAATCCAGGGTCTGTAGTGTCTGAGAGCCCGGGTAGGGTGTGGAGTAGGGTGCAACTAGATGGGTTCTGGAGGGAGGGGGTTCGGGGTTTGCTTCGGTGCACCGCAAGCTCATCCTGCCTGGGATGACGTAAGGGACAAAAGGAACTCATTTCAGGATGGAGGGACAAGAGGGTGGGACGTCAGAGTGGAAAGGAGAAGTGGACGGACGGAGACTGGCATGGAGACTGTTGTGGTTGGTCTTTTCTGCTTTCCTCTCCCACAGCATGTGTTACCTCCCTCCCCAGTTGGGATAAACAGGGAGAGGGAGTAACGACGAGTGGCAAGTGAGAATAAATAAAGCAGTAACATTTCAGGATCCTGTTCACTGTACATTGCCACCATTGTTTTGCGTATCACAGTTTCAGCGGTTAACTATACACTTCTGATTGCAGGGTTGTAGTTCCCATGTTGGATCCTTTCACTCATTCTTCCCTTCCCTACTTTCTCTTCCACCCTGGTGGAATTACTCCTTTTTCGGTTCATTGTAGTGTTTATATTAAACAATCAACTGTCTTTGCTTACATCTGATTCCTTTCCATGCATCTTTCAAACTCTTCATTcttcattttcttgtttttcttttccttctcatGTCTATCACACTCCCAGTCACCCCGTCCCTCATCGTCCCGTCTATGGTGTGATCAGATGttccctctttccctctgtcCTGGAAACCCCTCCTATCCTTCTTAAACCACCCATGCATTGAtcgtgtctctctctctccacttccCTCTCCATCTACACGATTTGGCGGGTCACTGTTTCTTCTCACGTGTAGTGATGGTGACCAGTTGCTTGGCAGCCTTGGCGATGTCGTAGGCGCACTGGATTACCTGCTGAGTGAGGAGCTGGTAGTCCACTGCAGGGGCCCCGGGCTCTGAGGGTGCAGCCTTACGGCACTCCACCTGCAACCTTGAGGCACTAGATGCCAAGAGGCGAAGAGAGCAGTGGACCGCATCCAATGCTGGCCGCTAGGGAGAAATTTAAAGAAACAGAACTCACCTCATGTTGAGGAGGGAACTAAAGGTAACAATactaagacagaaaaaaagaaaaaaaaatgttaaaagggCTTACTTTGGGAAAGAGTGAAGCCAtctctgtgacagcagcatggatcTTCTCAGAACATGGAACAAAACTGAAGAAAGAAGTTGCACAATTAAAAGTGTCTACTGCTATGTGTAACCATGAGTGCATATTTTATTTGGCATCCCAAGAGGGGCTTGTCAGCTAGGTGGTATATATGCACGGTGTAGGCAGTAAGGAGGTACACACAAAGACAGTTTTGGTGATAAGGGAGGTGAGGCAGGAAGTGGGAATGTTTTGGTGCCTGGTGCTTAATGTTCCTGTGACTTCTCAATGTGTTAATCCAATCAGGAGGACGAGCATGAATATAAATAGTGATTTTTCTTCCACAGCAGAAAATATATTTCAGTGTCACCTTATGCGTCTCTCTCTGGCATCTTTCACCCACCTGTCATGTTTGAACTCCTGAGCAGCCCTGAGCAGCTCCTGGATATTCTTGGTCACCTGCTCAGTCTTGAGTATGACATCCTCTGTGCACGGTAGGGTTGGGTCCGGCTCGCCTGCATCCacaaccccaccaccaccctcctcaGTCTCACCTCGACCTTCTTCCTCACTGCTGCGACCCATACTGGAAAGGGAAACACATGAATACACTTTAATTTACACCTTGAATCAAAGATAGCCGGTGGCGATCACTGATGACACTTGACACTCCACTGCAGTCAACCAACAGTCACTCTGCTCTTTGTGtgataagaaaataaaaaaatgtgaaatatttctttaaaaaaatctctatAAACACATGCTTTTCTTCATAACCACTTGTAGGGAAAACTGACCTTAGTGACACgtcatatgtatgtgtgttgtcaTAGTCGCTGTCAGTGCCACTGCCATGTTTCTCTGCTTTAGGGACCTGGGGAGGGAAGCACAGCAACATCCCAGGCACAATTATCACATATGCCAAGTTCATGTACTGCTCACAGTTTCTTCCACTTAGATGTGATGCGAGTCcactatataaatacaaaagGAAATACTTTGGTTTTCGAACATTTGGCATTAGTACgtttaaacaggaagtgagattAAAAGATGATTGAGGATTAGGGTCAATAGTACAAGTTCCAGCAGTGTTTGTTGGAGCCTGAATGAGCTGACTACAAGAAAAAAGGCAATGAAATACCAAAACAGTGACAGCTTACCATGTATCTGCCCATCTCAGTTGATCCAGACAGATGCTGGCCACCATACGGTGCTGGACCCTTCCTTACCTGGGGAGTCAGAACAACACAAGGATGGAAGAGGGAAACAGAGATGGAAGAAGAGAGAAGCACatggaaaaagaaatgaaagattATCAGAAAGAGATGAATTATGAAAAGAGCAGGGAAAAAAGGAGTGcagggacagagagaagaaatgcttttataaacagcagaaaaacaggatGAGCGAGCCAATGAGAGCAGTGCCAGATCAACTCAGCAGCTCACCCATCATCCCATCAACACCACATGCCTGTTTGGTTTTGtaacaaagacattttaataCTGTAATCTAAACTGTTGATTAACTTCTATGCATCACACAACAGCTAAATAACACTACCCACATTCACAAATGTTAAGCTCTCTAAATACTATAATGCATAATAAGCTAAACTGATACATTGAGGGAGCGTACAAAACTACAAGATGAAATGAAAACTATGCAATGACAGACAGAATGCTTACATCCAGAGGATGCACGGCTGAACTGCAGTGAGCGAGGGACAGACAGGTGAAgaggcagacagaaaaacaacagacaaacaGGTAAAACTTTGTGTAATGAGATGGTGAACTAGAGGCAGACTTGTCGTCTATGGAGGTCTCCATGAAACAGAGGAGGGCTGACTGCGGAATTAAAGTGTGTCTTAATATGGTAGCTAAACTGCTTAGTTGATTGTCTGCAATAATAGAAGCCTAAAACATTCAATTTGTGTTTTCCATATTTGTCTtgtaaaacaaaactgaatttccctttctgtatatgtgtgtgtgtgtgtgtgtcagttcacATGCAAAAAATGTCAAAGGGTTCAGAGCAGGCTAGAGAGCATCATTACCAGAACAgaatagataaaaaaaatccttcatcTTTCTCCTTGAGGTCACACTTATGCACTAAATCCTTTGAGGCATTCTAAGGTCAAATAAATTTTGGTTGCACGACAAAACAactggggggtggggtggggtggggggtggtgtcgtGCACAACTGGACCTTTCAAAGAGAAGGACTGGGAACTTAGATGCAGGGAAAGAAAAGGTCAAATAGAAGGATCAGGATTGGGCTAGTACCCATTAATGAGGTCAAACACAGCCACCAGGGCCACCAGAAGGAAGGTGGGAAGTGGCAAGGGCCCGGGGAGGGAGTCTAACTTACGCTGGGTGTGTTGAGGGGCTGCAGGCGGGCTGCCAGGGAGTCCAGGGCTGGGGGACCATGGGCTGTGGGACCAGGGGCTGCCCCTGGTTCATACATTGAGAAGGCCTGCCGTTCTCTCCGGTGGGGATGGGAGTGGGGGGTGACCGAGGAGGGCACAGAGAGCCCCGGGGTGTCCATTCCTGGGCCAAACCCACCCAGTGCCCCTCCACCTATTCCTCCTCGCATCCCACCCCCTGGCcagtgtcctcctcctccccctccaccaccaggcCCCCCTACCCCATGGCCAGCTGCCCCCCCAGCCTGCTGGCCCCCCCGTAATGCACTGTTCTCTGTCTGCATCCGGGTGATctacaggagaggaggaagggagcAGGTAGGGATGAGAGGATGGAGGGAATAATGAAGGGAAGCAAACAGGGAATTGaaagggaagggggggggggggtcaactGAATAGTCAAAAACAAGCTCACATAATTACAGGTTCAGTACAAGGCTCATACAGGGCTTCATATATCAACTCAAATAAGTACTGAGGGTATGATGGTAAATACATTTCAATAAGCAGGGATTAGCCAGGGTGGAGGGCAACATACCTGTATAGATACACGGGTTGCATTCAAGGTTCAGCAAGGGGAAATTAAGGGATCTGTGCTGAGAGACTACCACCTAATATGGCACAGCAGTGTATGTACCTGAGTGTTTGCTTGTGCAAGTCTGCTGAATCTTCACTAAATCCTCACTCAAGCGACAACAAGAACACATGAATGAAACATGGATCACATAAAGCTGGTGCTGGCAGCCGTTAATGAATACAATGTGCTACATGACAATGACAGGGCAACCAAAATTAGGGACAATAAATGAACAACAGATAATCACTGTcacaactaaactaaaaatgacaaataaaatgAGAATGGGAACTGTAGCACACAGGCTTTGCATGAAAATGGCAGCTGCTTTAGTTTATAGATAACACTAAAAAGGCAGTCAGAAAATACATCTTCCGGAGACAGCAGCGTGGAAAATGACACCCTGTCAGGAAAAATCATCCTAAAAAGATATTAATATATTCAACTGTCTCTCCATCATCCCGTCCTCCATCTGTCTGAATCAATTGTCTTCTCTTTTACCAAGCTGTCTTTGCCACTTTAGCTTTAACACTTCCCAGCCATGTAGTCATCATCCCCCCATCTGGTTTTATATATCCTACATCTTTGctctatttttttgttttccaaaaCTGCCTGTTGCTTTCcactatttttaaatgtaaaaaaaagtcttcaCTTGCTGCTTTCTCTCCCATACTTCCAAACCTGGACTAGTCACAGTCCCTACCTCCTTCTGGAGCCGCCGGAGCTCCTCACTTAGGTTGTTGTTGACCTTCATCAGCTGCTGTACTTTAGCTTCCGAGGAGGCCAGAGCTTTCTTCACCTCTAGGTACTCCTGCAGCGTGATAGGACCGTCTGACAAGTCTGACGAGTCCATGCTCTGGATTGATAGGATACAGGCAAGTTAAAGGTGAACAAATTGGCAGGAAAGACAGTaaggaaatgtgtttatttactgtaaattcaCTCGTAGATACTAGTTTAAATTTACACAATTCTATGGTAAATATAGTATGGAATTTATAAACTCGCATACAGATGTTATGAAGGACAACTGTGTAAAAACAGAGCTTATGGTCATGTTAGAGGAAGAGGGCTGGCTTGCAGTCAGgatcacacacatatagacagtAGAGCCTCAGTTCATGCTCTCAGCACATCATCTCCCTCCCCCACTTCCTGTAGCCCTGAAGCCTGCTCCAACTCAGCACACCACCACTCCCGAAAAACCAATAAAACTTCTTTCATTATTCTTGCCGATTATCATTCATCCTCTACTTAATCAaattgtgtgtatttctgtctcCTACTTTAATACTT
Protein-coding sequences here:
- the tp53i13 gene encoding uncharacterized protein tp53i13, whose protein sequence is MPNQTTSPPLTVTLLAALWVSLSRCGGSGCDNGKLSLDMDLPVDALYWDCAMSTWPESFQKRQSIDTVYDPEPARQICMDTSISYNQNIPNSGAYRPVSAESGEYLYCPPQRWLNNLHHGATVLLYHPCAPHHEHHLLSSLVRSCLSDYIITPHPQLNKHMPLAFVSWGRTLELSNTATSDICDWLRETTQTKRNTSDSVSARRRYNLLLTRPAGLHTQEQSTTLKDSLRQCCEQTISTLLSATETELEPSMKMEHLKQITGREKSRQIRAAIRGNQVNIQGADTTSKNKSILTKSNNRTVSQRTGSFSTLGPSAASPLILRGASQSMVPNQGLTPRPTHRTDSLGFVTFPSKKGTLMQPNLKNPNSFAEIDVVKSVQNPEALTPKDTDSIKQKDKDSNKDSVKVNELKEKHVDKNHKAEGKIKHNEVVQVKEREVEHKQLHSGAHNKSKKSSSDSVSESHSESHPQQNPQTAGSSQANSRDCDSCKAGEHCDCTKASGPEARFVVVNNGLLRTPRTDEAAWAAAALGFLLVLLTLSVLHTRLYRYWRTSPSLYWHDPRQDYDSVADVIRRRLKIANRRRKRGRRQECALLPSSSSSDEYP